The Actinopolyspora erythraea genome has a segment encoding these proteins:
- a CDS encoding GntR family transcriptional regulator: MLEASVPGGADTPTKNQREPKYWGLKQHLLDMLRSMPAGSSIPTERALAAEFDVSRTTVRQALAELTVEGRLLRVQGKGTFAAQPKVAQRLQLSSYTEDMRAQGRQPDSRLLEMNEEPAERELAHLLGIGSGSPVLRMRRLRLADDEAMAIETTHLPLTRFKGLTQLVEAGASLYQVLREQYGISFASAEETIETALASPEEAELLGADVGLPMLLLSRHSFHEDGTPVEWVRSIYRGDRYKFVASLNPPLS; the protein is encoded by the coding sequence ATGCTCGAAGCGTCGGTGCCCGGCGGGGCCGACACGCCGACGAAGAACCAACGCGAGCCCAAGTACTGGGGGCTGAAGCAGCACCTGCTGGACATGCTTCGCTCCATGCCCGCTGGGTCCTCGATACCCACGGAGCGTGCGTTGGCCGCCGAGTTCGACGTCTCCCGCACCACGGTCCGACAGGCCCTGGCCGAGCTGACGGTGGAGGGCAGGCTGCTCCGCGTCCAGGGCAAGGGCACGTTCGCCGCGCAGCCCAAGGTCGCACAGCGACTGCAGCTGAGCAGCTACACCGAGGACATGCGGGCCCAGGGCAGGCAGCCCGACTCCCGGCTGCTGGAGATGAACGAGGAGCCCGCCGAACGCGAGCTGGCCCACCTGCTCGGGATCGGCTCCGGCAGCCCGGTGCTGCGGATGCGCAGGTTGCGGTTGGCCGACGACGAGGCGATGGCCATCGAGACGACCCACCTGCCGCTGACCCGCTTCAAGGGGCTGACCCAGCTCGTCGAGGCGGGGGCGTCGCTGTACCAGGTGCTGCGCGAGCAGTACGGCATCTCCTTCGCCAGCGCGGAGGAGACGATCGAGACCGCGCTGGCCAGCCCGGAGGAGGCCGAACTGCTCGGTGCCGACGTGGGGTTGCCGATGTTGCTGCTGTCCCGGCACTCCTTCCACGAGGACGGCACCCCGGTCGAATGGGTGCGCTCGATCTACCGGGGAGACCGCTACAAGTTCGTCGCCAGCCTCAACCCGCCACTGAGCTGA
- a CDS encoding threonine ammonia-lyase → MSLVTNERARAALEVLERLGPEGPVRTPLLPVPESGRERPLLLKPESLQPTGAFKIRGALHAAAVLDERVRARGLVAYSSGNHARAVAHAGKVFGVPATVVVPHTAPAAKVAAARSLGAEIVPVEVSERESRAEEIAESRGASLIPPFDAPAVIAGQATVGLEIAEDVDAFGLSEVTVLVPISGGGLISGVAVGLARCRARVRVVGVEPELAADTREGFRAGERRDWPVEARTRTRADGLTAQPSELTFAHIRELVDDVVTVSEAEIGEAVGFLAESCRLVAEPSGAVTTAAHRHRTRELGAAPTVAVVSGGNVDRAELLSSVAG, encoded by the coding sequence ATGTCGTTGGTCACGAACGAGCGGGCGCGCGCGGCGCTGGAGGTCCTGGAGCGGCTGGGCCCCGAGGGGCCGGTGCGAACCCCGCTGCTTCCGGTGCCGGAGTCCGGGCGCGAGCGGCCGCTGCTGCTCAAACCGGAGAGCCTGCAGCCGACCGGCGCCTTCAAGATCAGGGGGGCGCTGCACGCCGCCGCCGTGCTGGACGAACGGGTCCGTGCCCGGGGGCTGGTCGCCTACTCCAGTGGGAACCACGCCCGCGCGGTGGCCCATGCCGGGAAGGTGTTCGGCGTCCCGGCGACCGTGGTCGTGCCGCACACCGCTCCGGCGGCCAAGGTGGCCGCGGCACGTTCGCTGGGAGCCGAGATCGTGCCGGTGGAGGTCTCGGAGCGGGAGTCGCGCGCCGAAGAAATCGCCGAGAGTCGCGGTGCGAGCCTGATCCCACCGTTCGACGCCCCGGCGGTGATCGCCGGTCAGGCGACGGTGGGACTGGAGATCGCCGAGGACGTCGACGCGTTCGGGCTCTCGGAGGTGACGGTGCTGGTCCCGATCAGCGGCGGCGGGCTGATCTCGGGAGTCGCGGTCGGGCTGGCGCGCTGCCGCGCACGGGTGCGCGTGGTGGGCGTGGAACCGGAGCTGGCCGCCGACACCCGGGAGGGCTTCCGGGCCGGCGAGCGGCGCGACTGGCCGGTGGAGGCGCGTACCCGCACCAGGGCGGACGGGCTCACCGCCCAGCCCTCCGAGCTGACCTTCGCCCACATCCGCGAGCTCGTGGACGACGTGGTCACGGTCTCCGAGGCCGAGATCGGCGAAGCGGTGGGCTTCCTGGCGGAGAGCTGCCGGCTCGTCGCCGAACCCAGCGGCGCGGTCACCACGGCCGCCCACCGCCACCGCACACGGGAGCTGGGTGCTGCCCCGACCGTGGCGGTGGTCAGTGGCGGGAACGTGGACCGGGCCGAGCTGCTCAGCTCAGTGGCGGGTTGA
- a CDS encoding S1 family peptidase: MKLGIACRLVGTLLLATATAATAAPASSASEPGTPEKPDGTASLLEAMQRDLGLSARESRLRLYRETIAEQVRHTLRRTLGNSYGGAHYDAASGRLVVGVTDRSRLADARAAGAHAQLVEYSSRRLTGIAERLGESLRSAPDGVTGSYVDTADNSVVLTAERGSAADARNYVRSTGVAADAVRVVETERTPRLYADVIGGNPYYVGGNTRCSVGFAVQGGFLSAGHCAATGDSTSNPAGWAEGSSFPGNDFSYIRSSARGRPLVNDYAGGTVNIAGSTEAPVGASVCRSGSTTGWHCGTIRGKRQSVRYPSGVVEGLTRTDVCAESGDSGGSFVSGQQAQGITSGGWGNCTDGGTTFFQPVNEALRHYDVDLLTG; this comes from the coding sequence GTGAAGTTAGGGATCGCCTGTCGTCTCGTGGGGACCCTGTTGTTGGCGACGGCCACCGCCGCGACGGCGGCTCCGGCGAGTTCGGCCTCCGAGCCCGGCACCCCGGAGAAACCGGACGGGACGGCTTCGTTGCTCGAGGCCATGCAGCGCGACCTGGGGCTGAGCGCGCGCGAATCCCGCCTGCGCCTGTATCGGGAGACGATAGCCGAGCAGGTGCGGCACACGCTGCGGCGCACGCTGGGGAACTCCTACGGCGGTGCGCACTACGACGCCGCGAGCGGGCGACTGGTGGTCGGGGTGACCGACCGATCCCGGCTGGCCGACGCGCGCGCCGCCGGAGCGCACGCCCAACTGGTCGAGTACAGCTCCCGGCGGCTGACCGGGATCGCCGAACGCCTGGGCGAGTCGCTGCGGAGCGCTCCCGACGGAGTGACCGGATCCTACGTGGACACCGCGGACAACTCCGTGGTGCTGACCGCCGAACGCGGCAGCGCCGCCGACGCGAGGAACTACGTCCGCTCCACCGGGGTCGCGGCGGACGCGGTGCGGGTCGTCGAGACCGAACGGACCCCCAGGCTCTACGCCGACGTGATCGGCGGGAATCCTTACTACGTTGGTGGGAACACCCGCTGCTCCGTCGGATTCGCGGTCCAGGGCGGTTTCCTCAGCGCCGGGCACTGCGCCGCGACGGGGGACAGCACCAGCAATCCCGCCGGTTGGGCGGAGGGCTCCTCCTTCCCGGGGAACGACTTCTCCTACATCCGCAGCTCGGCGCGGGGGCGACCACTGGTCAACGACTACGCGGGCGGCACCGTCAACATCGCGGGTTCCACCGAGGCCCCGGTGGGAGCCTCGGTGTGCCGTTCCGGATCCACCACCGGCTGGCACTGCGGCACGATCCGCGGCAAGCGGCAGAGCGTGCGCTACCCCTCGGGAGTGGTGGAGGGGCTCACCCGCACCGACGTCTGCGCCGAATCCGGTGACTCCGGCGGCTCCTTCGTCTCCGGACAGCAGGCGCAGGGAATCACCTCGGGCGGTTGGGGCAACTGCACCGACGGCGGGACCACCTTCTTCCAGCCGGTCAACGAGGCGCTGCGGCACTACGACGTCGATCTCCTGACCGGCTGA
- the thiE gene encoding thiamine phosphate synthase encodes MPGMDGYGIRARLDQALLYLCTDARRDRGDLAEFVDEALAGGVDIIQLRDKDESGAPLEAREELAALEVLADSCVRHDTLLAVNDRADIALATDADVLHLGQDDLPVETARRIVGDQMIVGRSTHDVVQADSAATERGVDYFCTGPVWSTPTKPGREAAGPELVRHAAEHHGHGRPWFAIGGIGPENLDEVMAAGAERVVVVRAITEAEDPRAAAAELRSRLVG; translated from the coding sequence ATGCCCGGAATGGACGGCTACGGAATCCGCGCCCGGCTGGATCAGGCGCTGTTGTACCTGTGCACCGACGCTCGCCGGGATCGCGGTGATCTCGCGGAGTTCGTGGACGAGGCGCTGGCGGGCGGCGTGGACATCATCCAGCTGCGGGACAAGGACGAGTCCGGGGCTCCGCTCGAAGCGCGCGAGGAGCTGGCCGCGCTGGAGGTGCTGGCCGACTCCTGCGTGCGGCACGACACGTTGCTGGCGGTCAACGACCGCGCGGACATCGCGTTGGCGACCGACGCCGACGTGCTGCACCTGGGGCAGGACGACCTGCCGGTGGAGACCGCGCGGCGCATCGTCGGCGACCAGATGATCGTCGGGCGTTCCACGCACGACGTGGTGCAGGCGGACTCGGCCGCCACCGAGCGCGGGGTGGACTACTTCTGCACCGGCCCGGTGTGGAGCACTCCCACGAAACCGGGCCGTGAAGCGGCCGGTCCGGAGCTGGTGCGCCACGCCGCCGAGCACCACGGCCACGGCAGGCCGTGGTTCGCGATCGGCGGCATCGGTCCGGAGAACCTGGACGAGGTGATGGCGGCGGGAGCCGAACGGGTGGTCGTGGTCCGCGCGATCACCGAGGCGGAGGATCCCAGGGCGGCCGCCGCGGAACTGCGCTCGCGGCTGGTGGGCTGA